tcagtgttagatagtccatttatcgaggaaggttataggctatatatcatcacgctactaccaataggagcagagtgccagtgaaaaatgttacaaaaacggggaaaatttttaacacttatgtaacgcaagcgaagttgcgcgggtcagctagttttttatatatcatccgttgtttattttttaaaacttacgacatagtctgtttcatagctatccaatttatcaccttgatgcaaccaattaatttggttacgtgttacaaactacaacgccatctgttagttgcggcgaacaacgacaacaaacgaaattactcgatttgccatctaggatatcccgatcgcaccggaaccacgtaaaccaaaatttttgagtaatatatcatacaacatttatgtttgaaaatcttataaatgtatagcctgtttcaaaggtatttttttaacaataaagcaatcaaaataaattaattaggaaaaacatgctgtgttgcggactatatCGCCAtgtattggttggtgcgaacagcaggtatcgatacggcaggcaccgcgttaactatatgcgtATGTTGTGAAATAgcttgcaacgccatctatggtctctttagggaaacgcaggttcaaacgaattctacgtattttttcaattttctaaaaatatatgaaattttatgcgataaaaagtatcccagtacttgctccactacttattctatgcatataccaaatttcagtgcattctatccggtagtttttacgtgatagcgtaacatacagacggaggacagacagacagacagacagacagaaaagaaaattataaattgcagattcggtatcagtatccgttactaaacatcccccattggtttttttttaaatatattcaatgtacagaattgacctctctacagatttattataagtatatagatGATCCACCAACATCTCTTTTGTTAGAAGGATCTGAGGTTCATTTACTATCAATAATAGAATTCGTGCCCCCAGTATGTGAAACATTAATTGGTCACTACAAAGCTCATTGTAGACGAAATTCAGAATGGAAATGTTACGATGACGAATCGAAAAAAATTACGAAGAGTAAAAAGAAGCCAATTCCacattgtataatatatgcgaaaaaataatgtgaaaataagcttaattaataattgaatatttttttaataaattgtaatattattcaaCTGAATCTTATGAACGacctacattttgtttttatttacgatacACTTTTAATGTGCTTAATATCCACAAACGCCTGCCTCCTAAAATAGCAATACCGTTGAGTGAAGACACACTGCAgctatttgcttttattattttatcaggcACTTTTCATCgggataatttaaataattgctatATCTTTGATTTAACATATGTTTGAAGttccaaataaattagataaatgaagtaaatatgtAGCAATTATTGACGCAGTACATTTCGGGAAACTCTGCATGCTTAACTTTAAACTTGGAGGTGACCAGCCAACCAAACGTCAGGATGGCtggtcaaaaaaaatatttgatttctaCATATATATCCtatgtagcaattatttattatatgtagcaAATATAAGCAATTATGTAGCAATTTTCAAATCAACTCTCATATACCAACGCCACAGACAACCAGCCATTCTGACGCACACGTTTGTAGGGACCTCTTTTTTCCCTTCTATTTAAAAAGCTATAATGGTGCACAATATGGCACCGAAAAAAAAGTGGTTGCCAAATTTTCACGGCTAAGCTATCCGGCTGTAGGGTTGTCTACAGTAGAAcgataactataaaaaaatagatataagCGATATTTTTAAGTTACTCCGCCATAATCCCCGTAAGTTCCGATCCCAGGCACTCGTACCTACATTTACCTGTGTGACTGACTGACTTTACTCCTGCTttagatgattttttttaaatttcctttGTTTTACTCTTAATTCTTACAACTAAATTAGACTGATGTGATTCAACTCATTTACCTAAGATTCGACGAAGCCAAAGGTCCGTGTGATAAAATGTACTGTATCTTGTAATCTTTGACCTTATTTCATCATTAATGTTCGTGTCTCAATAATTTGTCGCCTAAAGTAGGTATTACCAACGAAAACATACCTATAAAACGTTAAATTAGATTGTTCTCAACATATATTCTCTTTTTTCATTCTTGatgataattgttattttgtattaattgcaGGGTGTGGAAACAGAGAAGTGTCCGAGCATGAAGCAAGCCATGAACCGCCAGGGTCCAGTGTGTGTGCAGATCAGGTCCACGCTGGCCGACGGTCTAGCTGTACCTACAATTGGCTACAACGCATACGTTACTGTCAAACCCATCGTTGACAAATTGGTAAGCACATGCATACAAAGAATCATGCTTCTTTTTATTATGCGAGAAAGTTGAGACTAAATAGAAGCCAAATTGCagtatttgtttattgagaTCCCTAATTAACtgatatagttttaataacaatCTTAGATTTACTCCCTACCTACTTTCTCGGTGGAAGCCTAAAAACGGTACAAGTATTCTTATAATTTCACCATTTGCAGTAAAAAATTTTGCTATCTACGGATCGTCTACGCCGTAGACACTAGATTCGTAGTAGATTAATCGTTGTTAATAATCATTTCTAAAACACAAGTTGATTGTAGATTCTAATAAACACGTTGTTATCAaagttataattacattaaGCAGTTGGTGTGTGCGACTGTTTGTTATTGACAAGTGCAAGAAGAGTAGGTACATAACATTGAACACTGttttattgtacctacataACAGGCTATCGCCACGGTTACATAAAAATtgaacaataacatttttatcattcCCCGGCTTGTTTTCAAGTAAGATAATGCTTGTATAAACTCGTAAATATGCGCGGCAGTTACTTACTACTGCAAACCAGTTACTACTACCTTATTACCTAGATATATATTGATCATCTCATACTGTCAAACTGTAAACGTGACTTGGAACTACTGATTGTACTAATGAGTAATAAGTCCTGAGTatgataaaagttaaataaacaattatgtatGACTGACTAAATATCAGTCTGAAAATCataacaaaacttaattaaaatatatatttgctGCCTGCTCTACCAACGACAATACAAATGCCTTCGATCTTTTTCTAGTTGTGTAtaataagagtttatttttcTCTTCAGATCACTGTTAACGAAGACTGGATAGCACGAGCCATTTTGCGCTTAATCGAGCAGGAGAAGTACGTGGTGGAAGGTGGTGGCGCCGTGGGAGTCGCCGCTATCATGGCCGGACTGGTTCCAGAACTCGTTGGCAAAAAGTAAGGACTTGAAAGTTTTTCGGAAAATTACTGTACCGTACTAAATGGTATCTACTCCCTTTTATGTTCTCATTCATAGACTTGTCGGATATCTACTCGATCTGAATTTCCTAATTTGCTAGAATAAGAATTTAGtgcaaagtttattattaaaataatttacgctGCACTTACGTTGCAGGGTGGTGTGTATTCTGTCAGGAGGTAACATCGACACGACGATCCTGGGCCGGTGTCTGGAGCGAGGGCTGGCTGCGGAGCAGCGTCTCGTCAAGTTCAAGGTGACGGTGAGCGACCGGCCCGGAGGCATCGCCGAGCTGTGCAAGCTCATCTCCTCCACCGGTGTCTCCATCAAAGACATCATTCAGGAGCGCGCTTGGGTTCATGGTGACATTTTCAGTGTTCGGGTATGTTTATACATCTTTGTTGGATTATATCAACAATTGTTTATACAGACTAATAAACAGAATCTGTTCCActttaaaattacttagaataaaattaagatcTGTTCGATTTTTAGTACGATTCAGGTTTATTAAGTTTGAAAACATGAGGAGATCTTTGCCTAGAAGCAGTTTTAATTTCTCAAAATCGCTAGTCGTATTCCCTCAGCATAACGGCCAATTAAATCCAACTAAACTTATATTGATGGCAACAGGTGAAGGTGGTGTGTGAGACCCGCGGCCCCGAGCACCTGGAGGAGCTGCGCGGAGTGATCGCTAGCGCGTACCGCGAGTGGGACTTCGCCGGAGAGTACGACGCCTTCACGCGCAGGAACAGCTCCGAGTCTCTTGACGATGACGTCTCGCACTAAGGCTTTAGACATTGTGCTCGACCGACGTACGACCGATTCAGCGCAGCAGGATGGGAAGCCTAACAATACAATAACAGTACTATGTTTCTGTactgtactgccaaaattggcGCATTTCGAATAATTTATAGGAAGTAAGGTAATGTCCGGGGCCACAATGCTCGACAATGTGTAACCAAAACGCGCTCTTCACTGACGCGCGTTGAAGTCTATTGCTTTGACCTGCAACAGAAGGCATCAGACCGATTTATACTTATGTAGTTTTGTAAAAACGTCAGCTCTACATTAGTTTAGATAGTGACCAGCTTGGTCGGTGACTTGGCTTACTTTTGTACATTATCTGGTTTTCCTGCTATCTCCCgggatttaaaatatttgtcactcgggaggacaaaaagttatttattgattaaccACTCCTAATATACTGTAGTAAGTGTTTACTCCTTTATAGTCCTAAGAATCCAGTTAGGTCATAttattctacattatttatgaacagATATGTTAATTTCTGTTACGTAGgtcagaaatataaatatacctatttctTTATATGAGATTGATATAATATACCTTTTATATAAATCaacttattatgtttatg
Above is a window of Anticarsia gemmatalis isolate Benzon Research Colony breed Stoneville strain chromosome 19, ilAntGemm2 primary, whole genome shotgun sequence DNA encoding:
- the LOC142981074 gene encoding L-threonine ammonia-lyase-like isoform X2, which codes for MECYKLEPATIEYDPMCDKENPQRITFEDVSAAAFRIQSEIIKTPCVKSHMSNTFGMDIYLKNDFLQHTGSFKERGARNALLLLSKENKARGVISASLGNHSQALSYHANNLNVPTTVVMPNVAPIMKIEKCRSYGANVIIHGHDMKEAKFHAMSLAKERGLTYINGYDHPHIMAGQGTVGLEIIEQVPDVDAVLVPVGGGGLIAGVATAIKHLKPHVLIYGVETEKCPSMKQAMNRQGPVCVQIRSTLADGLAVPTIGYNAYVTVKPIVDKLITVNEDWIARAILRLIEQEKYVVEGGGAVGVAAIMAGLVPELVGKKVVCILSGGNIDTTILGRCLERGLAAEQRLVKFKVTVSDRPGGIAELCKLISSTGVSIKDIIQERAWVHGDIFSVRVKVVCETRGPEHLEELRGVIASAYREWDFAGEYDAFTRRNSSESLDDDVSH
- the LOC142981074 gene encoding L-threonine ammonia-lyase-like isoform X1; this translates as MKRYLKKHPETIEYDPMCDKENPQRITFEDVSAAAFRIQSEIIKTPCVKSHMSNTFGMDIYLKNDFLQHTGSFKERGARNALLLLSKENKARGVISASLGNHSQALSYHANNLNVPTTVVMPNVAPIMKIEKCRSYGANVIIHGHDMKEAKFHAMSLAKERGLTYINGYDHPHIMAGQGTVGLEIIEQVPDVDAVLVPVGGGGLIAGVATAIKHLKPHVLIYGVETEKCPSMKQAMNRQGPVCVQIRSTLADGLAVPTIGYNAYVTVKPIVDKLITVNEDWIARAILRLIEQEKYVVEGGGAVGVAAIMAGLVPELVGKKVVCILSGGNIDTTILGRCLERGLAAEQRLVKFKVTVSDRPGGIAELCKLISSTGVSIKDIIQERAWVHGDIFSVRVKVVCETRGPEHLEELRGVIASAYREWDFAGEYDAFTRRNSSESLDDDVSH